In the genome of Ciona intestinalis unplaced genomic scaffold, KH HT000718.1, whole genome shotgun sequence, the window TGCACTGGAATTGTTATGTCCTTATTTTTCACAGAATCAACATCAGATGAGAACTCTGGTGATGACAGAAGATTGCAAAAGAAAAAGACTCAACAAAAAGGAGCCACAAGGAGTGGTAGAGGTCGTGGCAGAGGTCGCGGCAGGGGTCGTTCGAAGGGAATTATTCGAAAGCAGTTAACCGAAAGTATGATAATCAAATTTCTGAAAGATTCTGGTTGTGTACTACCAACTCCATTTGtgtcttttataattttttttgtggtttttaaCAGTAGCGCACTCATAGGTCTAATGAGGTCAGCCACCCATTTTATGCTTTGTGGGACGTGGGGTAATGAGGGCCAGTCCACTTTTATACTTTTCCCTGCCACATTTCACGGCCACAAACTTCTTAAACTTCTTTTGACTTTAATATCTGTTCCGCTTGAccaagaaatattaaaagtgtTTTCCTGCACTGGTctataataatgtaaatattcattttcgTGTAGCTCTTGTCACATTTCCCACTCGGATTcgatcttattttttttaaataataaaatgaaacagtaTTTATATAGCCTATTTATATTTGCGGCAAGAGAACTTAAATCACGCTCAAccgtaagttttattttcccagacaaaacaaacttgaaatatatatatatatatatattatttatgacTAGAGAAATTTAAcagaaagttttattttccagAGAAACAAACTAAGAAAGCAGTCCATGATGATAACGAAGGAGGGTCATCTGACTCCTCATCCTCATTTGAGGAACCGCAAGTCAAGGATCCTTTCTGGGATAACTTGGAAAAAGGGAAGATTGATCTCTTCGCTGGTGATCTTTACTCCAAAATCAAATCAAGAAGAAAGCCTGGAGGATCAATTGATGCGGATGTTGCGTCTCCGGGATCACCTTCACCAGCTtctggtatttttttattgtttaatgtgataattatttatttgagGGTGATCTGTCTATCTAGCCAAATTGGATCTTGCTAAAGCTGTTATATAATTAAAGTTGAACTAGTTATTTTGTAATGCtgttaagtaaaaaaagtgtGGCGTTATAGCACACTTAAATGGGAAATGTCAATTTAGCCCATTGGGTAATGCTTACTggtacattttattgtttaattgacTTGAAATCGGAGACTAATGATGTAATTAAATATACGTCACTTAGATACAGCattagacttgatttttgctgtttatttaaaacaaaactatacTTTCGTAAACCTGATCTGTACATAGCAACCTCGAGTGGCAAGAAACGTGGCCCGAAaccaaaaaacaaagaaagaaaAGTTACGAAAGATACCATTGATAAAATTGAAGAGATCAAACCAATGGAAAGTGAAGCTACTGAAacggtatttatttatttatttattttggacttaaattattttttttagttaaaccaGAAATTGAGAAAAGTTTATACAACAGTGTAGAGAAGGGACTAAGAGCTAAGGCATAGTTTAAGTAAAGATTTAACTGTTTCTTAAGTTGAAAGTGAACCTACCAAACTAGTATTTCGTTTTTGTTACTAAAAATTTGTctgaaattttaaagtttaataaagcAAGCCAAAGAAAGGAGTAGCCTAGTTTCTAGTTTgagttaaaaactttttatttaaagaatatcaaagaaaaaaaagttgtgttaaTACTTTGGATTAgcactttttgttttattacccCATGTAGCACTGATTGTTCCAGAAGTTTACATACTAACCTCCATCTAATgatgttaatatataaactgtaaataagtttgtttttcagaTAAATATGGATATAGAAGAACA includes:
- the LOC100176803 gene encoding uncharacterized protein LOC100176803 yields the protein TYIAREAELKKSKESHVELLSVESTSDENSGDDRRLQKKKTQQKGATRSGRGRGRGRGRGRSKGIIRKQLTEKKQTKKAVHDDNEGGSSDSSSSFEEPQVKDPFWDNLEKGKIDLFAGDLYSKIKSRRKPGGSIDADVASPGSPSPASATSSGKKRGPKPKNKERKVTKDTIDKIEEIKPMESEATETINMDIEEQTSVDPKPEKSNIEVVEEKEEPKSPPKVAEDTEKAREEPMSPVLEYLETQLKDRNVKPTSSSVSKDKKEQE